The following are encoded in a window of Persicobacter psychrovividus genomic DNA:
- a CDS encoding FecR family protein translates to MTQDTIDQYIAKALGQTATAQEQAHLDAWRKADAQNEKYYRQFEHLWRLGLLAKDKPAFHPNVDRAWQNVRPAVPLQQRSQIPAYAFFTAIASVLLVAMVFLYPYVFPEKVKHIHLVAQNLQEVTLPDGTSVTLRKGATLEYPEAFGEDQRKVNFSGQAYFDVHHDPDHQFIIDMKETQVRVLGTAFNIDEEAHHTVTVSVSRGKVAFETKTKKPQRVVLAKGKQATYQHQQKKISALTAQAPNALAWKTKIFSFNDTPLPEVVKTLNDAYGADIRLESPELFNCSLSMVNHRSQSIESVLATISTILNVEVKQQNNSYRIFGKCQ, encoded by the coding sequence ATGACACAAGATACCATTGATCAATATATTGCCAAAGCACTTGGGCAAACTGCCACTGCCCAGGAACAAGCGCATTTAGACGCCTGGCGAAAAGCCGATGCCCAAAATGAAAAATACTACCGACAGTTTGAGCATTTGTGGCGACTCGGACTTCTGGCCAAGGACAAGCCTGCTTTCCACCCTAATGTCGATCGGGCATGGCAGAATGTGCGCCCTGCAGTTCCCCTCCAGCAAAGGTCCCAAATTCCTGCTTATGCTTTCTTCACCGCCATTGCGAGTGTACTGCTGGTGGCGATGGTATTTTTGTACCCTTATGTATTCCCCGAAAAGGTAAAGCATATTCACCTTGTGGCTCAAAACCTGCAGGAGGTAACATTGCCCGACGGGACATCGGTTACTTTGAGAAAGGGAGCTACGCTGGAATACCCAGAAGCTTTCGGCGAAGACCAGAGAAAAGTCAATTTCAGTGGGCAGGCGTATTTCGATGTGCACCACGATCCCGATCATCAGTTCATCATCGATATGAAAGAAACGCAGGTCAGGGTGTTGGGTACCGCCTTTAATATTGATGAAGAAGCTCACCACACCGTAACGGTCAGTGTCAGCCGTGGTAAAGTGGCTTTTGAAACTAAAACAAAAAAACCTCAGCGGGTGGTGCTCGCCAAAGGTAAGCAGGCCACTTATCAGCATCAGCAAAAAAAGATCAGTGCACTGACTGCCCAAGCACCAAATGCTTTGGCATGGAAAACGAAAATCTTCAGTTTCAATGATACCCCACTGCCGGAAGTGGTAAAAACCCTCAACGATGCCTATGGGGCAGATATCCGTTTGGAATCCCCAGAATTATTCAACTGCTCGCTCTCGATGGTCAATCATCGATCACAAAGCATCGAATCAGTATTGGCTACGATAAGTACTATTCTTAATGTTGAGGTGAAGCAGCAAAACAATAGCTACCGAATCTTTGGAAAGTGCCAATAG
- a CDS encoding PaaI family thioesterase: MKFSEERIARLKNLIGKQDIESPSPFGNLFKGKVLAVEGGRLEGEYFVRKELTNPAGMLHGGAICTMLDEVMGLTIYTLDVQNFYPTVNLNVDFLSSAAEGEAVIVKTQVIRQGKNIIHIEGRLYNTDGKILAKATSNYAKIDHPIQ, encoded by the coding sequence TGAAGAACGAATCGCTCGGCTAAAGAATTTAATTGGTAAGCAAGACATTGAATCACCATCACCTTTTGGCAATCTTTTCAAAGGTAAAGTGCTGGCCGTAGAAGGAGGCCGTCTGGAAGGCGAGTATTTTGTGCGAAAGGAATTAACGAACCCTGCGGGGATGTTGCACGGTGGCGCTATCTGTACCATGTTGGACGAAGTGATGGGATTGACGATCTATACTTTGGATGTTCAGAACTTTTATCCTACGGTAAATCTTAATGTTGATTTTCTGTCATCTGCAGCAGAAGGGGAGGCGGTGATTGTTAAAACACAGGTTATTCGCCAGGGGAAAAATATCATCCATATCGAGGGGCGACTTTACAATACCGATGGTAAAATATTAGCAAAAGCAACCAGCAATTACGCCAAAATTGACCATCCTATCCAATAA
- a CDS encoding LA_2272 family surface repeat-containing protein: MKRVFYIKMLLLLLFMFATKVAKSQSWTQQQISIQAQQLPLATFIDQLSKKAGFDYAYNAKIISAKAAVDYQTTDAPLISVLNEILPPRNLDYKIQGDQLLIIPKKKIKQRKTSLTLTATLMYKGQYLDGVAVLDKFTGALGKTNSEGTLRIPINNPQANLSLTFSKEGYQSKSLKVKMNGDKSIQVYLDSLQLPMKKTSAPVAFLPSVQLKEKEIEDINLVKFFVSEAKTAQITTLDSLIYSPFQVSLLPMLSSNFTKNAQSVNNFSLNLIAGYSAGTDGAEMGTAANINRYNMRGLQLAGLTNIVGGHVHGLQIAGVNNLSKRKMIGLQVAGINNVAQHSMSGGQIAGINNVMNGQMNGFQISAVSNSLLNHGQGLQLAAFGNFARQNFKGVQFSAVLNKIKGTSSALQVSALLNIAKDSLKGVQLSAFYNGAYGHSSGVQISPFLNHSRATFNGLQLGILNHAAQALHGVQLGVINSTDTLSGLQLGIINKTDHLASGTPIGFISVVKDGCNALELSYQDRHFITAAYKTGSRYFYNIINYGIDVQQAEQMYFGYGFGTAPRLYRTISLNADLTANYVQNTPHWFKDKNFLGQAKAQISYQFGRSLGLFAGASYNVQVIDQQAENKTFIHPRTAWTSQNSGWITAGWWSFQAGIRIGRLGR, from the coding sequence ATGAAAAGAGTTTTCTACATTAAAATGCTTTTGTTGCTGCTGTTTATGTTCGCAACTAAAGTCGCAAAATCACAAAGTTGGACACAGCAGCAAATCAGTATTCAGGCTCAGCAATTACCCTTAGCCACTTTCATCGATCAGCTGAGTAAAAAAGCAGGATTTGATTATGCCTACAACGCCAAAATCATTTCAGCGAAAGCAGCAGTCGATTATCAAACCACTGATGCCCCACTGATCAGCGTACTCAATGAAATTCTACCGCCGAGGAATCTCGACTACAAAATACAAGGCGATCAGCTGTTGATCATTCCGAAAAAGAAAATTAAACAAAGAAAAACAAGTCTGACCCTTACCGCCACACTAATGTATAAAGGGCAGTATCTGGATGGGGTCGCGGTGCTTGATAAGTTTACTGGAGCTTTGGGTAAAACCAATTCCGAAGGAACACTCCGAATTCCCATCAATAATCCACAGGCGAACCTAAGCTTGACCTTCAGCAAGGAAGGCTATCAGAGCAAATCACTGAAAGTAAAAATGAATGGAGACAAAAGTATTCAGGTGTACCTGGACTCCTTGCAGCTCCCCATGAAAAAGACCTCTGCTCCTGTCGCCTTTTTACCCTCCGTTCAGCTGAAAGAAAAAGAAATTGAGGACATCAATTTGGTGAAATTCTTTGTCTCGGAGGCAAAAACAGCACAAATAACGACCCTTGACAGCCTCATTTACAGTCCTTTTCAGGTCAGTCTGCTACCTATGCTCAGCAGTAATTTCACTAAAAATGCGCAATCGGTCAATAACTTTTCACTGAACCTGATCGCTGGTTATTCCGCAGGAACTGATGGTGCAGAAATGGGTACTGCGGCCAATATCAACAGGTATAATATGCGCGGACTGCAGCTTGCTGGCCTCACTAATATTGTCGGGGGACATGTTCACGGTTTGCAAATTGCAGGGGTAAACAACCTCAGCAAGCGGAAAATGATCGGACTGCAAGTTGCGGGAATTAACAATGTCGCACAACACAGCATGTCGGGGGGGCAAATTGCGGGAATTAACAATGTGATGAATGGCCAGATGAATGGTTTTCAGATAAGTGCCGTATCCAATTCCCTGTTAAATCATGGACAAGGGCTACAGCTTGCCGCATTTGGGAACTTTGCCCGCCAAAACTTCAAGGGCGTTCAGTTTTCTGCGGTATTGAATAAGATCAAGGGAACATCAAGCGCCTTGCAAGTTTCAGCACTGTTGAATATTGCCAAAGACAGCCTTAAAGGAGTACAATTAAGTGCTTTCTATAATGGTGCTTACGGCCACAGCTCGGGCGTTCAAATCAGCCCATTTTTAAACCATAGCCGCGCAACATTTAATGGCTTGCAGCTCGGTATCTTAAACCATGCCGCACAAGCACTCCATGGTGTTCAGTTGGGTGTAATAAACAGCACAGACACGCTCAGCGGGCTTCAATTAGGCATTATCAATAAAACCGACCATTTAGCAAGTGGCACACCAATAGGCTTCATTAGCGTGGTAAAAGATGGCTGCAATGCTTTGGAACTGAGTTATCAGGATCGGCATTTTATTACTGCTGCCTACAAAACAGGATCACGGTATTTTTATAATATCATTAATTATGGTATCGATGTTCAGCAGGCCGAACAGATGTACTTTGGTTATGGATTTGGTACCGCCCCGCGTCTGTATCGCACGATCAGCCTCAACGCTGACCTTACCGCAAATTATGTACAAAACACGCCACACTGGTTCAAGGATAAGAATTTCCTCGGTCAGGCCAAAGCTCAGATCAGTTACCAGTTTGGCCGATCGCTGGGCCTGTTTGCTGGGGCAAGTTATAATGTACAGGTGATTGATCAGCAGGCGGAAAATAAAACGTTTATTCACCCCCGTACCGCCTGGACATCCCAGAATTCAGGATGGATTACCGCAGGATGGTGGAGCTTTCAGGCAGGGATAAGAATCGGCCGACTCGGAAGGTGA